One Nocardia sp. BMG111209 DNA segment encodes these proteins:
- a CDS encoding DJ-1/PfpI family protein has protein sequence MLAQIVLFDGFDPLDVIAPYEVLAAGGAAAGGALTAELVTAEGPRQVPGGLGLLSLTATAALDPLRADVIVVPGAAGSLPADPGEMPPDSIPAILARTLGTPLPALLGQALARPGTTVATVCGGSMILAMAGLITGRPATTHRLGLAGLAATGVTVIDARVVDDGDLVTASSVTSGLDLGLYLLERELGSPVAHAVEQLFGHERRGTVWRAVDSAVAPGVPA, from the coding sequence GTGCTCGCGCAGATCGTGTTGTTCGACGGGTTCGACCCACTGGATGTCATCGCCCCCTACGAGGTACTCGCCGCCGGCGGCGCGGCGGCCGGCGGCGCCCTGACCGCGGAATTGGTCACCGCCGAGGGACCACGGCAGGTGCCCGGCGGACTGGGCCTGCTGTCGCTCACCGCGACGGCGGCGCTGGATCCGCTGCGGGCCGACGTGATCGTCGTGCCCGGCGCCGCGGGCAGCCTGCCCGCCGACCCCGGCGAGATGCCGCCGGACAGCATCCCGGCGATCCTGGCCCGCACCCTGGGCACGCCGCTGCCCGCCCTGCTCGGGCAGGCCCTGGCCCGGCCCGGGACGACGGTGGCGACGGTCTGCGGCGGTTCGATGATCCTCGCGATGGCGGGCCTGATCACCGGCCGCCCCGCGACCACCCACCGCCTCGGCCTGGCCGGGCTCGCCGCCACCGGCGTCACCGTGATCGACGCGCGGGTGGTCGACGACGGCGACCTGGTCACCGCCTCGAGCGTCACCTCCGGACTCGACCTCGGCCTGTATCTGCTGGAGCGGGAACTGGGTTCGCCGGTCGCGCACGCCGTGGAGCAGTTGTTCGGCCACGAGCGCCGCGGAACGGTCTGGCGCGCAGTCGATTCCGCCGTCGCACCGGGCGTACCGGCATGA
- a CDS encoding pyridoxamine 5'-phosphate oxidase family protein codes for MTTWQDVEQSVPEFAQRVRALFDAHRHKTLATIRADGAPRISGIEAAFTDGDLVFGSMPAARKSADLLRDPRFALHSATVDPVEGEEAKWPGEAKIAGRAIPAGPIADGPEGDSFHADITEVVHTHLNAEATLLVVEWWTPAQGLRSVDRE; via the coding sequence ATGACGACATGGCAGGACGTGGAACAGTCGGTGCCGGAGTTCGCGCAGCGGGTGCGCGCCCTGTTCGACGCGCACCGGCACAAGACCCTCGCCACCATCCGGGCCGACGGCGCGCCGCGCATCTCCGGGATCGAGGCCGCCTTCACCGACGGCGATCTGGTGTTCGGCTCGATGCCCGCGGCCCGCAAATCCGCTGATCTGCTGCGCGATCCGCGCTTCGCCCTGCACAGCGCCACCGTCGACCCGGTCGAGGGCGAGGAGGCGAAATGGCCCGGCGAGGCGAAGATCGCGGGCCGCGCGATCCCGGCCGGGCCGATCGCCGACGGACCGGAGGGCGACAGCTTCCACGCCGACATCACCGAGGTGGTACACACCCACCTGAATGCCGAGGCGACCCTGCTGGTCGTCGAATGGTGGACGCCCGCACAGGGATTGCGCAGCGTGGACCGCGAATAG
- a CDS encoding group II truncated hemoglobin, translating to MTIEYIRYRIEPPAAEFEAAYGRASRALAKAPECVDYELSRCVDDPGSYILRITWTSVADHLRGFRGGAHFAEFFAEIEPYVRQLEEMRHYERTAVAGVGASVPTLYEWLGGTAALEHLTAIFYVHVLADDLIGPLFAGMDPDHPRYVAMWLAEVFGGPSRYTDERGGYHSMLAHHLGKAITEPQRRHWVSLLLDSADEAGLPADPEFRAAFVGYLEWGTRLAFTNSQPGAHPPQQAPVPHWGWGVAPPYTPA from the coding sequence ATGACAATCGAATACATCCGTTACCGGATCGAGCCGCCGGCCGCCGAATTCGAGGCCGCCTACGGTCGCGCGTCCCGCGCACTGGCGAAAGCGCCGGAGTGCGTCGACTACGAACTGTCGCGCTGCGTCGACGATCCCGGCAGTTACATCCTGCGCATCACCTGGACCTCCGTCGCGGACCATCTGCGGGGATTCCGCGGCGGTGCGCATTTCGCCGAGTTCTTCGCCGAGATAGAACCCTATGTGCGGCAGCTCGAGGAGATGCGGCACTACGAACGCACCGCAGTGGCGGGCGTCGGCGCCTCGGTGCCCACCCTGTACGAATGGCTCGGCGGCACAGCGGCATTGGAACATCTCACCGCGATCTTCTACGTCCACGTCCTGGCCGACGACCTGATCGGCCCGCTGTTCGCCGGTATGGACCCGGACCATCCCCGCTATGTGGCGATGTGGCTCGCCGAGGTGTTCGGTGGCCCGTCGCGCTACACCGACGAGCGCGGCGGCTACCACAGCATGCTGGCCCATCATCTGGGCAAGGCCATCACCGAACCGCAGCGGCGGCACTGGGTGTCGCTGCTCCTGGACTCCGCCGACGAGGCCGGTCTCCCCGCCGATCCGGAGTTCCGGGCCGCCTTCGTCGGCTACCTCGAATGGGGAACTCGCCTCGCCTTCACCAACTCCCAGCCCGGCGCCCACCCGCCGCAGCAGGCCCCGGTTCCGCACTGGGGCTGGGGCGTCGCGCCGCCCTATACCCCGGCCTGA
- a CDS encoding tetratricopeptide repeat protein, with protein sequence MPASIAQGATFRVVGNNAEKIAFYLGAGGPPIEDPERHIVVGRIPAAPAHFVARDESGLLTDLLAETSVAVVATGMRGVGKTQLAAACARAALAAGTCALIAWVDAETPDTLLDGLAAVATRIGVADPTGDSQRSAVRLRDHLSGRPDPGLLVLDNATDPDRISRFLPTHSGTKVLITSTDNDFGTLGELLHLPVFDRSESVRYLGAATGIADADGADAVAADLGDLPLALTQAAATIAKRRLDYGRYRQLLAALPSALTRLPGHAHPSRADKAILLSLETTETLGGDGELDAAVTGLLELTAMLSPTGVARSLLAGEPRVDEALARCVGSSLLAWSDDGTAVVMHRLVGRVVRERADRPGDRLRLLDHALTTVENHVFERTFAWQRRIEGARLADHIDAITDTLPADGVPEVARRLIHVRIWAAEQLTAAENTTRAIRFAARLLADCERVLEPDDPDLLACRSVLAIAYTAAGRPQSAIPLFERTLAARQRLLGAAHPEVLTSRGDLARAYRAAGRISEAIALHEQVLADRARILGAEHADTLAAGNSLAAAYRSAGRLDEAIALLRRTLADRERILGANHADTLVSQSDLAHAYRVAGRSNEVILLYAKILADRERLLGADHPDTLASRGNLAEAYRAVGRLDESIRLLHSTFADRERLLGADHLDTRTSRDQVMRAHKAAGRMDDAIRLYEQILGNHRRTLGPDHPDTRHLEAILATWKQQSAAIGNANSAV encoded by the coding sequence GTGCCTGCCTCGATCGCGCAGGGGGCCACGTTCCGCGTCGTCGGCAACAACGCCGAGAAGATCGCCTTCTACCTCGGGGCCGGTGGCCCGCCGATCGAGGATCCGGAGCGGCACATCGTGGTGGGCCGGATACCCGCCGCGCCGGCGCATTTCGTGGCGCGCGACGAATCGGGACTGCTGACCGATCTGCTGGCCGAAACCTCGGTGGCCGTGGTGGCCACCGGGATGCGCGGCGTCGGGAAGACGCAATTGGCTGCGGCCTGTGCGCGGGCGGCGCTCGCCGCGGGGACCTGCGCGCTGATCGCCTGGGTCGACGCCGAGACACCGGATACGTTGCTGGACGGCCTCGCCGCGGTCGCCACCCGGATCGGTGTCGCCGATCCGACCGGGGATTCGCAGCGATCCGCGGTCCGGTTGCGCGACCATCTCAGCGGGCGGCCCGACCCCGGATTGCTCGTCCTGGACAACGCCACCGATCCCGACCGGATCAGCCGGTTCCTCCCGACCCACAGCGGCACCAAGGTTCTGATCACCAGTACCGACAACGATTTCGGCACGCTGGGGGAGTTGCTGCACCTCCCGGTCTTCGACCGGTCCGAGTCCGTCCGCTATCTCGGCGCGGCCACCGGGATCGCCGACGCGGACGGCGCCGATGCCGTCGCCGCGGATCTCGGTGATCTGCCGCTCGCGTTGACGCAGGCGGCGGCCACCATCGCGAAACGCCGCCTGGACTACGGCCGTTACCGGCAACTGCTGGCGGCGCTGCCGAGCGCGCTCACCCGCCTACCGGGGCACGCGCATCCGAGCCGGGCCGACAAGGCGATCCTGCTGTCGCTCGAGACCACCGAAACCCTCGGTGGCGACGGCGAACTCGATGCGGCGGTCACCGGACTGCTGGAACTGACCGCGATGTTGTCGCCGACCGGCGTCGCGCGCAGCCTGCTGGCCGGGGAACCGCGGGTCGACGAGGCGCTCGCCCGTTGTGTCGGAAGTTCGCTGCTCGCCTGGTCCGACGACGGCACCGCGGTCGTCATGCATCGGCTGGTCGGCCGGGTCGTGCGCGAACGCGCCGACCGTCCCGGCGATCGGCTCCGGCTGCTCGACCATGCCCTCACCACCGTCGAAAACCATGTCTTCGAGCGCACTTTCGCGTGGCAGCGGCGGATCGAGGGCGCGCGGCTGGCCGACCATATCGACGCGATCACCGATACCCTTCCGGCCGACGGTGTTCCGGAGGTCGCGCGCCGCCTGATCCACGTCCGGATCTGGGCCGCCGAGCAGTTGACCGCGGCCGAGAACACCACGCGCGCCATCCGATTCGCCGCACGGCTGCTCGCCGACTGCGAACGGGTACTCGAGCCGGACGATCCGGATCTCCTCGCCTGCCGCAGTGTCCTGGCGATCGCCTACACCGCGGCGGGCCGGCCGCAGTCGGCGATCCCGCTCTTCGAACGGACCCTCGCCGCCCGGCAGCGGCTGCTCGGCGCCGCGCACCCCGAAGTCCTCACGTCCCGTGGCGATCTCGCGAGGGCCTACCGCGCGGCGGGACGCATCAGCGAGGCGATCGCGCTGCACGAACAGGTGCTGGCGGACCGTGCGCGAATCCTCGGCGCCGAGCACGCGGACACCCTCGCCGCCGGGAACAGTCTGGCCGCCGCCTATCGCAGCGCCGGCCGGCTGGACGAGGCGATCGCACTGCTGCGCCGCACCCTCGCCGACCGGGAGCGCATCCTCGGCGCCAACCACGCGGATACCCTTGTCTCGCAGAGCGATCTGGCCCACGCCTATCGCGTCGCGGGCCGGTCGAACGAGGTGATTCTGCTCTACGCGAAGATCCTCGCCGATCGCGAGCGGCTGCTCGGCGCCGACCATCCGGACACCCTCGCCTCCCGCGGCAATCTCGCCGAGGCCTATCGCGCCGTGGGCCGGCTGGACGAGTCGATCCGGTTGCTGCACAGCACCTTCGCCGATCGTGAGCGATTGCTCGGCGCCGATCATCTCGACACCAGAACCAGTCGCGATCAGGTGATGCGCGCGCACAAGGCCGCGGGGCGCATGGACGACGCGATCAGACTCTACGAGCAGATCCTCGGCAACCACCGGCGGACCCTGGGACCGGACCATCCGGACACCCGCCACCTCGAGGCGATCCTCGCGACCTGGAAGCAGCAGTCCGCGGCGATCGGCAATGCGAATTCAGCGGTCTGA
- a CDS encoding SDR family NAD(P)-dependent oxidoreductase, whose amino-acid sequence MSSRLQGRTALITGSTSNIGRAIALAFAGAGAHVVVSGRDDARGAAVVAQIRDKGGRADFVHADLDGTAAASRALADAAAERLGGRLDILVNNAGIFPASTTLTADEEMFDRVYAVNVKAPYFLTQAIAPRMIEAGGGVLVNLGSWVARLGLPVGALYASTKGAMETLTRAWAAELGPRGIRVNAISPGVIVDPAQAAGPARASEVLMHGTPAGRAGHPDAIAAAATYLASDDAAFVHGTVVDVDGGRMAVAVIEDPGAFRP is encoded by the coding sequence ATGTCATCACGTCTCCAGGGCAGGACGGCCCTGATCACGGGTTCCACCAGCAATATCGGACGTGCCATCGCGCTGGCCTTCGCCGGCGCGGGTGCGCACGTCGTCGTCTCGGGCCGGGACGACGCCCGCGGCGCGGCCGTGGTCGCGCAGATCCGCGACAAGGGCGGCCGCGCGGACTTCGTGCACGCCGACCTCGACGGCACCGCGGCCGCGAGCCGCGCACTCGCCGACGCGGCCGCCGAACGGCTCGGCGGCCGTCTCGACATCCTCGTGAACAACGCCGGCATCTTCCCGGCGTCGACGACCCTCACCGCCGACGAGGAGATGTTCGACCGGGTCTACGCGGTCAACGTCAAGGCGCCGTACTTCCTCACCCAGGCGATCGCGCCGCGGATGATCGAGGCCGGTGGCGGCGTGCTCGTCAACCTGGGTTCCTGGGTGGCCCGCCTGGGCCTGCCGGTCGGCGCGCTCTACGCCTCGACCAAGGGCGCGATGGAAACGCTCACCCGCGCCTGGGCGGCCGAATTGGGGCCGCGGGGCATCCGCGTCAACGCGATCTCGCCCGGAGTGATCGTGGACCCCGCGCAGGCGGCCGGCCCGGCCCGCGCCTCCGAGGTCCTCATGCACGGCACTCCGGCCGGCCGGGCCGGGCACCCCGACGCGATCGCCGCCGCGGCCACCTACCTCGCCTCCGACGACGCCGCGTTCGTGCACGGCACCGTCGTCGACGTCGACGGTGGCCGGATGGCGGTCGCCGTGATCGAGGACCCCGGCGCGTTCCGGCCGTGA
- a CDS encoding TetR/AcrR family transcriptional regulator — translation MALTAKGQATRQRIVEGAATHLRSGDPADVTLDDIRAVTGTSKGQIFHYFPGGKEELFLAVARYEADRVLDDQQPHLGALTSWPAWTAWRDAVVARYRAQGMNCPLGALMSQARSTPGATEVITTLLEQWQDGVRRGITAMQDSGQVRAGLDPDRVASAFVAGIQGGVQVLRSTGEIGHLEAALDTLIEHLRGV, via the coding sequence GTGGCACTCACGGCAAAGGGTCAGGCGACGCGGCAGCGCATCGTCGAGGGCGCCGCGACGCATCTGCGCAGCGGCGACCCCGCGGATGTGACGCTCGACGACATCCGCGCGGTCACCGGCACCAGCAAGGGGCAGATCTTCCATTACTTCCCCGGTGGCAAGGAGGAACTGTTCCTCGCGGTCGCGCGGTACGAGGCCGACCGGGTGCTCGACGATCAGCAGCCCCACCTCGGGGCCCTGACCTCTTGGCCCGCGTGGACCGCGTGGCGGGACGCGGTGGTCGCGCGCTACCGCGCCCAGGGGATGAACTGCCCGCTCGGCGCGCTGATGAGCCAGGCCCGCAGCACCCCCGGCGCGACGGAGGTCATCACCACCCTGCTCGAGCAGTGGCAGGACGGGGTGCGGCGCGGGATCACCGCGATGCAGGACAGTGGGCAGGTCCGCGCCGGGCTGGACCCCGACCGGGTCGCGTCCGCGTTCGTCGCGGGTATCCAGGGCGGCGTGCAGGTGCTGCGCTCGACGGGCGAGATCGGCCACCTCGAGGCGGCCCTGGACACCCTCATCGAGCACCTCAGGGGTGTCTGA
- a CDS encoding NAD(P)/FAD-dependent oxidoreductase, producing MSRFTVAVVGAGLGGLALAQALRHRGIDVTVYERDTALNTRRQGYRLHLDPRAHDALHQVLPPALMELFAATAGTPKSRFTLLDNDLRELFARESDEPAFAVDRLTLRSILLAGLERTVVFGKPVQRYRIDDAGRIEVRFADGDTARADVLVAADGINSIVRQQYLPHARIVETGVWQIYGMIPLTERTRKLFDDNMFGVFTMITGNDGSFVGVAPVEFTENPVAAAARLLPGSTLLPVPDYMTCSFGARAEWFGSARSSLRDLDGGRLHDIVATAVRTWHPRVREIIGHCDPASLFALPLRSSVPIPAWATTSVTLLGDAIHAMSPASGSGACTALRDAANLARALTEAAAGRELRAALRDYENHMIEYGFTAVREGAGNGQRFLGQNPLPIE from the coding sequence ATGTCGAGGTTCACTGTTGCTGTCGTCGGTGCCGGATTGGGCGGGCTCGCCTTGGCGCAGGCACTGCGTCACCGCGGTATCGATGTCACCGTCTACGAGCGGGACACCGCCTTGAACACCCGGCGTCAGGGTTATCGGCTGCACTTGGATCCACGTGCGCACGATGCATTGCACCAAGTGCTCCCACCCGCGCTGATGGAGTTGTTCGCCGCCACCGCCGGCACCCCGAAATCTCGGTTCACGCTGCTGGACAACGACTTGCGGGAACTGTTCGCGCGGGAATCCGACGAACCCGCTTTCGCGGTGGACCGGCTCACCCTGCGCTCGATCCTGCTGGCCGGCCTGGAGCGAACCGTCGTCTTCGGTAAGCCGGTGCAGCGCTACCGGATCGACGACGCCGGCCGAATCGAGGTCCGTTTCGCCGACGGCGACACCGCGCGCGCCGACGTCCTCGTCGCCGCCGATGGCATCAACTCCATTGTCCGGCAGCAGTATCTACCGCACGCTCGGATCGTCGAGACCGGTGTGTGGCAGATCTACGGCATGATCCCGCTCACCGAGCGAACTCGAAAGCTGTTCGACGACAATATGTTCGGTGTCTTCACGATGATCACGGGTAACGACGGCAGCTTCGTCGGCGTCGCGCCGGTCGAGTTCACCGAGAACCCGGTCGCGGCAGCGGCGCGCCTGCTGCCCGGCTCGACACTCCTGCCGGTGCCGGACTATATGACCTGCTCGTTCGGAGCCCGCGCCGAATGGTTCGGATCTGCCCGATCATCGTTGCGGGACTTGGACGGTGGGCGGCTGCACGACATCGTCGCCACCGCGGTGCGGACCTGGCATCCTCGGGTCCGCGAGATCATCGGCCACTGCGACCCGGCGAGTCTGTTCGCGTTGCCGCTGCGAAGCAGCGTGCCGATCCCGGCATGGGCGACCACATCCGTGACCCTGCTCGGCGACGCGATCCACGCCATGAGCCCGGCGTCGGGATCCGGTGCCTGCACGGCATTGCGCGACGCCGCCAACCTGGCCCGGGCACTGACCGAAGCCGCTGCCGGTCGCGAACTGCGAGCCGCACTGCGGGACTACGAGAACCACATGATCGAATACGGCTTCACCGCGGTCCGGGAGGGTGCCGGCAACGGGCAGCGATTTCTCGGTCAGAATCCCTTGCCGATCGAGTGA
- a CDS encoding SDR family NAD(P)-dependent oxidoreductase has protein sequence MTDSRIPQRFIGKTVLVTGAGTGFGAEIAFRAAQEGARVAVHYRSSAAGAKATVARIEEIGGEAFTVQADIGRHAEIIAMAQEVFGRFGGLDVLVNNVGDVATEQMSWRDITEESIDRVLAVDIKGTLLCVHEFGSRMLEQGHGAIVNIGSTVIVRGSARAPQYAAGKYGVLGITKSYAQAFAPTVRVNTFAPGFIETEATLSRDDWRNGRREELLSKTPLKHIPAPAELAGTALFLATDDAAHMTGSYFNADGGFNMLGA, from the coding sequence ATGACCGACAGTCGGATTCCGCAGCGGTTCATCGGTAAGACGGTGCTGGTCACCGGCGCCGGCACCGGATTCGGCGCCGAGATCGCCTTCCGCGCCGCGCAGGAGGGCGCCCGGGTGGCCGTGCACTACCGCAGTTCCGCCGCCGGCGCGAAGGCCACCGTGGCGCGCATCGAGGAGATCGGTGGCGAGGCGTTCACCGTGCAGGCCGATATCGGTCGGCACGCGGAGATCATCGCAATGGCGCAGGAGGTGTTCGGCCGGTTCGGCGGGCTGGACGTACTGGTCAACAACGTCGGTGACGTTGCCACGGAACAGATGTCGTGGCGCGACATCACCGAGGAGTCGATCGACCGGGTCCTGGCGGTCGACATCAAGGGCACGCTGTTGTGCGTCCACGAATTCGGTTCCCGGATGCTGGAGCAGGGCCACGGCGCGATCGTCAACATCGGCTCGACGGTGATCGTGCGCGGCAGTGCCCGTGCCCCGCAGTACGCCGCCGGCAAATACGGCGTCCTCGGCATCACCAAGTCCTATGCCCAGGCCTTCGCCCCGACCGTGCGGGTCAACACCTTCGCACCCGGATTCATCGAAACCGAGGCGACCTTGTCCCGCGACGACTGGCGCAACGGCCGCCGCGAGGAACTGCTGTCGAAGACACCGCTGAAGCACATCCCCGCGCCGGCCGAATTGGCCGGTACCGCCCTGTTTCTCGCCACCGACGACGCCGCCCACATGACCGGCTCGTATTTCAACGCCGACGGCGGATTCAACATGCTCGGCGCCTAG
- a CDS encoding fumarylacetoacetate hydrolase family protein: MRFAAVAGRAVLVDGDRALDVQDGSGGRFPADPMAVLGQWEALRDWAVGREIGAAEQSFAVDPARLTAPVPRPRQVFAVALNYPPHAAEAGFTPPSDPLVFTKFPTCIAGPVTTIELPPGKVDWEAELVAVIGAPAHRVPVDRAWQVVAGLTVGQDISERVVQSRGAPAQFGLGKSFPGFGPTGPVLVTADEFADPDDLEITGLLNGEVVQHDRTSSMIFSVPELIARISAIVPLLPGDLIFTGTPAGVGNRRNPPRYLRPGDELVSRIETIGELRQHFSQSTPSTPETQEVRIP; encoded by the coding sequence GTGAGGTTCGCCGCGGTCGCCGGCCGGGCCGTGCTGGTCGACGGCGACCGGGCGCTGGACGTCCAGGACGGTTCCGGCGGCCGGTTCCCGGCGGATCCGATGGCGGTGCTGGGGCAGTGGGAGGCGTTGCGGGACTGGGCCGTCGGCCGCGAGATCGGCGCCGCCGAGCAGTCCTTCGCCGTGGATCCGGCGCGGCTCACCGCACCCGTGCCGCGGCCGCGGCAGGTGTTCGCCGTGGCGCTGAACTATCCGCCGCACGCGGCCGAGGCCGGTTTCACGCCGCCGTCGGATCCGTTGGTGTTCACCAAGTTTCCGACCTGTATCGCGGGCCCGGTCACCACGATCGAACTGCCCCCGGGCAAGGTCGACTGGGAGGCGGAACTGGTCGCCGTGATCGGCGCACCGGCACATCGCGTTCCGGTCGACCGGGCCTGGCAGGTGGTCGCGGGACTGACTGTGGGGCAGGACATCTCGGAGCGCGTCGTCCAGTCCCGGGGCGCCCCGGCCCAATTCGGGCTCGGGAAGTCGTTTCCCGGTTTCGGGCCGACCGGTCCGGTGCTGGTCACCGCGGACGAGTTCGCGGATCCGGACGATCTGGAGATCACCGGTCTGCTCAACGGTGAAGTGGTGCAACATGATCGCACGAGCTCGATGATCTTCTCGGTGCCGGAGCTGATCGCGCGGATCTCCGCGATCGTGCCGCTGCTGCCCGGCGATCTGATCTTCACCGGCACCCCGGCCGGGGTCGGCAACCGGCGCAACCCACCCCGATATCTGCGGCCCGGCGACGAACTCGTCAGCCGCATCGAGACCATCGGCGAACTGCGGCAGCACTTCTCGCAGTCCACGCCGTCCACTCCAGAGACACAGGAAGTCAGGATCCCATGA
- a CDS encoding fumarylacetoacetate hydrolase family protein codes for MKLITFDDGRVGRLELAERLVLPLEVRSTREYFERDGKVAETGDRLALDEVRLRAPIVPKKFFHTSGNFREHEDESKKVDWSHPMHKGIVFFQNVDAIVGPDEPVIYPEHLTSELDYELEIAVVIGKPGKFFGVDDAPEHIAGYVVFNDITARDIQRREMESGVFSFCKAIDTFCPVGPYIVTADEIPDAQNLDMELRVNGVVRQKSNTNRMSVSIPHLVAYHSPQGYSAGDLITTGTIQGVAGFSGDPDMYLKPGDVVEAQVERLGVLRTPIIGWTEGHGTPVPQKVDW; via the coding sequence ATGAAACTCATCACCTTCGACGACGGCCGGGTGGGTCGGTTGGAACTGGCGGAGCGGTTGGTACTGCCGCTCGAGGTGCGCAGCACCCGTGAGTATTTCGAGCGTGACGGCAAGGTTGCCGAGACCGGTGATCGCCTCGCGCTGGACGAGGTGCGGCTGCGTGCGCCGATCGTGCCGAAGAAGTTCTTCCACACCTCCGGCAATTTCCGGGAGCACGAGGACGAGTCGAAGAAGGTCGACTGGTCGCATCCGATGCACAAGGGCATCGTGTTCTTTCAGAACGTGGACGCGATCGTCGGTCCCGACGAGCCGGTGATCTATCCGGAGCATCTGACCAGCGAGCTGGACTACGAGCTCGAGATCGCGGTGGTGATCGGCAAGCCGGGCAAATTCTTCGGCGTCGACGACGCACCGGAGCACATCGCGGGATATGTGGTGTTCAACGACATCACCGCGCGTGACATCCAGCGCCGGGAGATGGAATCGGGGGTGTTCTCCTTCTGCAAGGCGATCGACACGTTCTGCCCGGTCGGCCCGTACATCGTCACCGCCGACGAGATCCCGGACGCGCAGAACCTGGATATGGAGTTGCGGGTCAACGGTGTGGTGCGGCAGAAGTCGAACACCAACCGGATGTCGGTGTCGATCCCGCACCTGGTCGCGTACCACTCGCCGCAGGGTTACAGCGCCGGTGATCTGATCACCACCGGCACCATCCAGGGCGTCGCGGGTTTCAGCGGCGATCCGGACATGTATCTGAAGCCCGGTGATGTGGTCGAGGCCCAGGTCGAGCGGCTCGGTGTGCTGCGTACCCCGATCATCGGCTGGACCGAGGGCCACGGCACCCCGGTGCCGCAGAAGGTGGACTGGTGA
- a CDS encoding carboxymuconolactone decarboxylase family protein — MEADITQTLDAGVTAQREETLVTARLAGFLPGDLTEEQAEVYRAITGGPRAAGPQAFALTEADGRLRGPFNAMLLSPPVGQALQSVGAAVRYHSVLTARVRELVILVVAAHWDSDFERSAHEAVGRACGLTAAELAAVRAGDRSAVTDPVELVALDTARTLVRTGCLDAAGYAAAVAALTERGLFELTTLVGYYGLLALQLRVFAGEGPGA, encoded by the coding sequence ATGGAAGCTGATATTACGCAGACCCTGGACGCGGGCGTTACCGCGCAACGAGAGGAGACGTTGGTGACGGCACGGCTGGCCGGGTTCCTGCCCGGCGATCTGACCGAGGAGCAGGCCGAGGTGTACCGCGCGATCACCGGCGGACCGCGGGCGGCCGGGCCACAGGCGTTCGCGCTGACCGAGGCCGACGGCCGGCTGCGCGGGCCGTTCAACGCGATGCTGCTCAGCCCGCCCGTCGGCCAGGCGTTGCAGTCGGTGGGTGCGGCGGTGCGGTACCACTCGGTACTCACCGCGCGGGTGCGGGAGCTGGTCATCCTCGTCGTCGCCGCCCACTGGGACAGCGATTTCGAGCGGTCGGCACACGAGGCGGTGGGCCGCGCGTGCGGTCTCACCGCGGCCGAGCTGGCCGCGGTGCGCGCCGGGGACCGATCCGCCGTGACGGACCCGGTCGAGCTGGTCGCGCTGGACACGGCCCGCACGCTGGTCCGCACCGGTTGCCTCGACGCCGCCGGCTACGCCGCCGCGGTGGCGGCGCTGACCGAGCGCGGACTGTTCGAACTCACCACCCTGGTCGGCTACTACGGGTTGCTGGCCCTGCAATTGCGGGTGTTCGCCGGTGAAGGGCCCGGCGCTTGA